GTCTTTAAGCGTTTTGGCATGATGTGTAAAGAGCGTAAAAAGCGATGCCACTTGAGCCATCTGCAACATCAATACACTAATTTCGTCTGTTGCGATTTCACCTAATATATTCACCGTTCCATCGGTCTTTTTTTGCAAATCTAGCCCTGCCTGACCTGAGACGGTTTCTGTTTCTTTAAACGTCAAAATATTTCGATACGGATATAACTTTCTTAAGTGCAGTTCAAAGGCCATCTCTTGAACTCTTAATGTCAATGTTGGATAAATATGCTGAACCAAAGACATTAGTAGCGTTGTTTTACCTGATCCTTGCGAACCTGTGATTGCTGTTATTCGAGCACCACGCATTAAAAAAATCATTAGGCGAACAAGTTCTTTTGCCCCTTCCCCTTGAAAAAGCTGCTCCAAGGCAATATTTTTCAAATGGAATTTTCTTACGAAAAATGCCCAACTCTCACTAAAGGGGGGTCTTACAACAACAACTCGTGAGCCATCTTGCATTTCATTGACTTTGTATCCAATATTTTCTGAAAGCTGCCCTGCCTTATTGTAACGATATATATTTTGACAAATACGTTTCAACTCTTTTGGATTACCAAAGGACAAAAAAGATAAATGGATCGATTTCCCCTTATAAAAAATCCATACACTATCAAAATTTCTTGGCAGTGATTTTGTTGCTTTTAAACGGTTTGGCAGTACTTCCCAAGATGTATCAATCACACCTGACACACCGCCGGATATTCCATCAATAGCCATATCACGGATTTGATCGATAACTCCAAATCCCTTATAATTTTCATATATTCTTTGTGCGATAATCGTAATTTTATCTTCAAAGGAAAGGGCAACATGCCTTTTTCTATATGCTTCAACCACTTGCTCTCTAGTGACTCTATACACTGGAAGTTCCTCATGTTCGCTATATTGAAGTTCATCCCATTTTTCCTCTTCAATCAATTGACTTAAAGCTTGTGTTCGATATTGTCTCCAATAATCAAATATCAAAATATCAAACATGTCTTTTTCCGAAAGAAACTGCGGTTGATCAAAATAAATAACACGATTGACTTCATCTTTTTTAATCAAATACTTAATCAGCAAGTCACTAATCAAGTCCACAATATAGCTTTTATCATCGATACTTCCATTCGTACATCCTTTGAGTGCTTTTTTTAACTCTGTTCGTTTGTTGATTTCTCGTTCATAGGTTTCTTTTGAACCAAAAATATTCTCAAACTGCTGGGTTGTCAATTGATACATAAGCTGTCGAATCTCTTCTTGGAGATAGTCTAATTCAAGATGATCCCGATTTCTGGATTGAATCAGCTCTGTCTCTTTATCTAATTGCTTCTTCATGATTAATCCTATGCCAAGCAGCGATCCCATAAGAAGCAGTATGCTAAAGATGAAGTTCAGTTGTGGTCCCATATGTAATCTTCTCCTCCCCAAATGCCAATATACGTTCCACTACTTTTTCTATCGTCTTTAGAAAAAAATGTGCTTCATAGTTTTTTCGAGCATAGCTTAACCTTAAGACATAGTCCACTAAATTATTTTGATTGGATTGCTCAATAATCGCCGGATAATACGGAACATAAATCGGGTCTAGCGCAAGTAGCTTTTTCTTAAAGGGCTTCACAACGCTTTTCTCCCACTTATTAATCACAAGGACTTTTGGAATTTTACTTATTAATTCTTTTTTTTCTTCACAAATACTACTCAGTTTTTCAAATTGATATCGATTAGCTTCACCTACAATAACAATGACATCTGTTGTTTTTAAAAGCTGTTGTGCCAGTGGGTGTTCCAAGCTTAAATCACAATCAATTACAGAAATATTATAGTAAGAATTCACTAATGACAGTAAGTACTCAAATTGCCGATGGTAATCCGGGTGATCTGAGAGTACCTTTCCACTTTGGAGTAAATCTAAATTCGAATGGGCTAACAGTGAAAAACAATAATCCTTTATCATATCTTTTGTTAGCTTTCCATTTTTAATTCCCCGAATTAATCCTTCAATATTTGACTCCCCAATAAATTGATCCAGTTCCCGTTCAAACGGTTTTAGACTGTAATGTTCAAGGCTTTCATCCCTTAAAAGCGAGGAGGTCAGAAATGTTTTATACCCTTTTTTACATGCAATTAATGTTGCAATTAAAGTGGCTAATGTTGTTTGTCCTGTTGCATAATTTGGATCAGACCATATAACGACTTGCATAATACTCCTCCAATACTTCTTCTTCCATCAAACTTAACTTTGTCAGTGCTATGTGCTGTATTTTTTTTCTATAATAGCGTGATAAGCTTTTATAAGAAAATGATTGATTGTATTCATCTTCAAGTTGAACAATATAATCATGCTCTCTAAACTCTACGCTTATGATTTCGACACTTTTTTTAGTACTTTTCCCTCGTTCTAAGTAAGCTTTGATATATTCAGATGTAATGGAACTATCTTTAAAGTATTCTAAGACAATAATTGTAATTTTCTTTTCTTGTGGCATTGTCCCAATATGGTTTTTTAGCCATTCTAAAGAAGCTTTTCGCGTTGTAATCGCATAAAAAACTTGTTCTTCTAATTGCTTTTCTTTTTTTTCTCGTATTTTTCGAAGTTGTTTGATTAGACGTTGTTTTTTTGGCAATACATTTTCTTCAAAATACGCTAGCCCCTGAAGAAAGTATTGCACTGCTTGAACCTGTTCTCCAATAATCTGCCCCTGCATTGTATCCTCCCTAAAAACCAATTGACTGTGCTGGCGACGCTTCATTTGTCTGTGCTGGCGACGTTCCATTTGTTTGCACATTGATGACTTCTTGACCTATTGTATCTTCTGTATTTGTTCGTTCCATATCTATAGATTCCTCAGACACTTGAGAATCACTCCCCTCATCTACACCATCAAGTACTTCTTGATTTTCCTTTGCATCTTGAATGGTTTTTTCAATATGTGTAAATGAATATGCCTTTGATTCTTGATCAAAGAAAGTATTAAGTGTCTCATCAAGTAAAACTCTTTCTTTATATACCTCTTCGTCATTATAACTTGATGTTAAGAAACCTATTGTATTTGGATTTACCGGGTATTGATTACGAAGTTGCTCTCCGATGTATTCTCGCGTATACCTTTGTGTATCTTTTGTGTAATATAGACGTGTTCCCGGATAAATATTGACATCTTCTTTTGCACTTGACAAGCTAACGATTTCGTTATGGTTTAATTGTAGTGTCGCTCCTTGGCGCTCTTCATAGATCTTAGTCAGTAGCACATTTTCTAAGACTAAGAAATCCTGTCCCGTAGGATAATGAATCCTTAAATTGATTTGCTCTGCATCTTGAATAAATTCAGGAACTTGAATATCAAGCATTTCTATGGATTCTTTTACCTCTTCTCGCCGCTTTTCTTCATAAACCATTGTTTTTGTCGCAATCATATTAAGGGAACTATCACACTTTATTTTTTTTCCTATAAGCTCCTCCGGATTAAGAATACGTTGGTCAGGAAGCAATGTTTGGTCCATCATTGTTTCCGAAAAATCTTCTGCTACTACAATATCATTTTCCTTTAATGCTTTAGTGAACACATAAGCTTTTTCTAAAATAATTTGTGGCGCTTCTTCTTCTTGATTTTCTTCTGCACTATACTCCGTTTGTCCCTTCACTAACCATTGAATTGCTTTTGGGTTGTTTAAAAATCCAAAAATATACACCAACACAACACACACCAAAGCAAATAAAAAACCTATCACTCCCGCTATAATCATATTCTTGTGACGCTGCCGCAATACTGTCATACGCTCCTCCTATACCCCTAATATTATTTCTATTTCTTGTTTCATTTTCTCACCCCATGCAAACGGATCTTTATGAAATGACACCGTTTCTATACGTCCTTTAACTTTTTGCTGTAAGTGCCTTTTTTCTTCTTTTGTTCCACAGGTTAAAATGAGTATGAGATCTTTATATTTTTGTATATTAACATGGGCAATCTTTTGATAGTATTCTTCAATTTTATGGTATTTCCAGTCATTGCCTCTGCCAACGACTAGCTGCATATCCATTTGATTAAACATATCTTCCTTCTTTTTTTCA
This sequence is a window from Vallitaleaceae bacterium 9-2. Protein-coding genes within it:
- a CDS encoding ATPase, T2SS/T4P/T4SS family, whose amino-acid sequence is MGPQLNFIFSILLLMGSLLGIGLIMKKQLDKETELIQSRNRDHLELDYLQEEIRQLMYQLTTQQFENIFGSKETYEREINKRTELKKALKGCTNGSIDDKSYIVDLISDLLIKYLIKKDEVNRVIYFDQPQFLSEKDMFDILIFDYWRQYRTQALSQLIEEEKWDELQYSEHEELPVYRVTREQVVEAYRKRHVALSFEDKITIIAQRIYENYKGFGVIDQIRDMAIDGISGGVSGVIDTSWEVLPNRLKATKSLPRNFDSVWIFYKGKSIHLSFLSFGNPKELKRICQNIYRYNKAGQLSENIGYKVNEMQDGSRVVVVRPPFSESWAFFVRKFHLKNIALEQLFQGEGAKELVRLMIFLMRGARITAITGSQGSGKTTLLMSLVQHIYPTLTLRVQEMAFELHLRKLYPYRNILTFKETETVSGQAGLDLQKKTDGTVNILGEIATDEISVLMLQMAQVASLFTLFTHHAKTLKDLVLSLRNSLLKCDVFRDEKVAEEQVVRVLDFEIHMDKNSNGQRYIERISELVLYEDGEKTREKANEIYYENVIVRYEKGSYIFINPITQGQVELMHKNMEEKDRLEFVKFIKQQWGEVKDGVDSERSTKTEATFQNI